In Zingiber officinale cultivar Zhangliang chromosome 8B, Zo_v1.1, whole genome shotgun sequence, a single genomic region encodes these proteins:
- the LOC122014025 gene encoding probable LRR receptor-like serine/threonine-protein kinase At1g67720 yields MEINYGSLDALTMESFVSHYPKEVWAQEGGDPCLPAPWSWVQCNSDPQPQIVSIRLSGRNLTGNIPAELASLTGLVELWLDGNVLCGHIPALGACLSLRNIHLENNKLTGDLSFLDGLSNLQELTNSSMK; encoded by the exons ATGGAGATAAATTATGGATCCCTAGACG CACTGACCATGGAAAGCTTTGTATCACATTACCCAAAAGAAGTTTGGGCACAAGAAGGTGGAGATCCATGCTTACCAGCTCCATGGTCATGGGTTCAATGTAATTCAGATCCGCAACCACAAATTGTTTCAAT TAGACTATCAGGGAGAAATTTGACGGGGAATATACCTGCAGAGCTTGCTAGTTTAACTGGCCTAGTCGAATT ATGGCTTGATGGAAACGTGCTTTGTGGCCATATACCTGCTCTCGGTGCATGCTTAAGTCTTAGAAACAT TCACCTTGAGAACAATAAGTTAACTGGTGATCTATCATTTTTGGATGGCCTATCAAATTTACAAGAACT CACCAACTCCAGCATGAAGTAA